Proteins co-encoded in one Megalops cyprinoides isolate fMegCyp1 chromosome 1, fMegCyp1.pri, whole genome shotgun sequence genomic window:
- the wfikkn1 gene encoding WAP, Kazal, immunoglobulin, Kunitz and NTR domain-containing protein — protein MSRVLGHREKKAEIDTRALWPISLIFRGITFGRLGLPSLLLWLFFCALPPQTLGASLAGSKADHPGVCPNKLNANLWVDAQSTCERECLVDQDCAGFEKCCTNVCGLRSCVAARFSDGSTAQSEGQGGAAGAVGRGGPASCHGFVCSQQGSTCDIWEGQPVCKCQDRCEKEPSFTCASDGMTYFNRCYMDAEACIRGVTLTVVTCRYHLAWPHTSPLPLDTTAHPTPTSSQEDPLPPTLYSNPSHQSVYLGGTVSFHCDVIGVPKPDITWEKQTERRESLIMRPDQMYGNLVITNIGQLVIYNAQARDTGIYTCTARNSAGILRADYPLSVIRRSEDDLSEDPDMSVPMGRPFSPADCLAEVDKRECGERHVDWYYDSKRGTCLAFTNGGCEGSRNRFETYEECRASCQREGMGICSLPAVQGPCKAWEARWAYNSLIKQCQAFAYGGCQGNPNSFRTRVECEANCPQPKSRPCKTCRTKGKIVPNLCRSDFAIVGRLTELIEDLDSGIARFSLEEVLRDEKMGLSFFNTRHLEVTLAKMDWSCPCPNITMEDGPLLVMGEVQDGMAVIQPDSYVRPITDRRLKKIHEVLEKKTCELLQRFQD, from the exons ATGAGCAGAGTCCTCGGTCATCGAGAGAAAAAGGCTGAAATTGACACTCGTGCACTTTGGCCAATTTCACTGATTTTTCGAGGAATTACTTTTGGGAGACTTGGCTTGCCTTCACTTTTATTGTGGCTTTTCTTCTGCGCTTTGCCCCCGCAAACTTTGGGTGCAAGCCTGGCTGGGTCTAAAGCGGATCACCCGGGTGTTTGCCCGAACAAGCTGAATGCTAACCTGTGGGTTGATGCACAGAGCACCTGCGAACGGGAATGTCTTGTCGACCAG GACTGTGCAGGTTTTGAGAAGTGTTGCACCAACGTATGTGGACTGCgcagctgtgtggctgctcGCTTTTCTGATGGCTCCACCGCACAGTCCGAGGGCCAGGGTGGGGCAGCGGGGGCAGTGGGGAGAGGCGGTCCTGCCAGCTGTCATGGCTTTGTTTGTAGCCAGCAAGGGTCCACGTGTGACATCTGGGAGGGACAACCGGTCTGCAAGTGCCAGGACCGCTGTGAGAAGGAGCCCAGCTTCACATGCGCCTCTGACGGGATGACCTACTTCAACCGCTGCTACATGGATGCCGAGGCCTGCATCCGGGGAGTCACCTTGACCGTGGTCACCTGCCGTTACCACTTGGCCTGGCCGCACACCAGCCCCCTGCCCCTGGACACAACGGCACACCCCACTCCCACCTCATCTCAGGAAGACCCACTTCCCCCTACGCTCTACAGCAACCCCAGCCACCAGTCTGTTTACCTGGGGGGCACAGTCAGctttcactgtgatgtcattggaGTCCCAAAGCCGGACATCACCTGGGAGAAGCAGACGGAGCGTCGTGAGAGCCTCATCATGAGGCCTGACCAAATGTACGGCAACCTGGTCATCACTAACATCGGGCAGCTGGTGATCTACAACGCGCAGGCCCGGGACACGGGCATCTACACATGCACCGCCCGCAACTCTGCTGGGATCCTGCGTGCCGATTACCCGCTGTCTGTCATTCGCCGCTCTGAGGACGACCTCTCGGAGGACCCCGACATGAGCGTGCCCATGGGCCGGCCCTTCTCCCCTGCTGACTGCTTGGCGGAGGTGGACAAGCGGGAGTGTGGCGAGCGCCACGTGGACTGGTACTACGACAGCAAGCGAGGCACCTGCCTGGCATTTACAAACGGGGGCTGCGAGGGCAGCAGGAACCGCTTCGAGACCTATGAGGAATGTCGCGCATCGTGCCAGCGGGAAGGCATGGGGATCTGCTCTCTGCCAGCAGTGCAAGGGCCTTGCAAGGCCTGGGAGGCTCGTTGGGCGTACAACTCCCTTATAAAGCAGTGCCAAGCCTTTGCCTATGGGGGCTGTCAGGGCAACCCCAACAGCTTCCGCACTAGGGTGGAATGCGAAGCCAACTGCCCGCAGCCGAAGAGCCGGCCCTGTAAGACGTGCAGGACCAAGGGAAAAATCGTGCCGAACTTGTGCCGAAGCGACTTCGCCATCGTGGGGCGGCTCACGGAGCTGATTGAGGACCTGGACTCTGGAATCGCTCGCTTCAGCCTTGAGGAAGTCTTGCGTGATGAGAAGATGGGTCTGTCCTTCTTCAACACCCGCCATCTGGAGGTGACGCTGGCTAAGATGGACTGGAGCTGTCCCTGTCCCAACATTACCATGGAAGACGGTCCCCTTTTAGTCATGGGGGAGGTGCAAGATGGCATGGCCGTGATCCAGCCTGACAGTTACGTGCGGCCCATTACTGACAGGAGGTTGAAAAAAATCCACGAGGTACTGGAGAAGAAGACTTGTGAACTGCTGCAGCGCTTCCAGGACTAG